The Streptococcus sp. oral taxon 431 nucleotide sequence AATCCATTTATACTGCCCATCCTCAATCGATTACTGGAGAAAAAAGAGATTTCCCGCGAGTACTGGGCTCTGGTTGAAGGAAAAGTAGGTTCTAAAGAGCTTATCTTCCGAGATAAAATAGGTCGCGATCGTCACGATCGTCGAAAACGTCTTGTTGATCCTAAAAACGGTCAGTATGCCGAAACCCATGTGACTCGATTAAAAGAGTTCAAAGATAGTACTTCATTGGTTCGTTGTCAGCTAAAAACCGGACGGACGCATCAAATTCGGGTCCATCTTTCCCACCACAATCACCCCATTCTCGGCGACCCCCTCTACAATCCAAATTCAAAAACAAGTAGACTCATGCTCCACGCCTATAAACTTTCCTTCACACATCCGCTTACTCTAGAGAAATTAAGCTTCACTGTCCTCTCAGATACTTTTGAAAAAGAATTAAAAAAGAATGGATGATTGCGTCATCTATTTTTCCATATAAGAAAAAGCAAGGCCTATTGACCTTGCTTTTATCAACTCAAGAATTATTTAGCGATTTTAGCGAAGTATTCAAGAGTACGTACAAGTTGTGCAGTGTATGACATTTCGTTGTCGTACCATGAAACAACTTTAACCAATTGTTTACCGTCAACGTCAAGAACTTTAGTTTGAGTTGCGTCAAACAATGATCCGTAAGACATACCTACGATATCTGAAGATACGATTGGATCTTCTGTGTAACCGTATGATTCGTTTGAAGCTGCTTTCATAGCTGCGTTCACTTCATCAACAGTAACGTTCTTTTCAAGAACAGCAACCAATTCAGTAACTGATCCAGTTGGAGTTGGAACGCGTTGTGCAGATCCGTCAAGTTTACCGTTCAATTCTGGGATTACAAGACCGATAGCTTTAGCAGCACCAGTTGAGTTAGGAACGATGTTTGCTGCACCAGCGCGAGCACGACGAAGGTCACCACC carries:
- a CDS encoding RluA family pseudouridine synthase codes for the protein MKFTFVIPDSLPEMTVKVFLEEQLLIPRKIRHFLRIKKHILINQEEVHWHQTVKSGDECQLIFDEEDYPTKEIVWGNPNLVQEVYQDQHLIIVNKPEGMKTHGNQPEEIALLNHVSAYVGQTCYVVHRLDKETSGLILFAKNPFILPILNRLLEKKEISREYWALVEGKVGSKELIFRDKIGRDRHDRRKRLVDPKNGQYAETHVTRLKEFKDSTSLVRCQLKTGRTHQIRVHLSHHNHPILGDPLYNPNSKTSRLMLHAYKLSFTHPLTLEKLSFTVLSDTFEKELKKNG